From one Rhizobium sp. CIAT894 genomic stretch:
- a CDS encoding pyrophosphate--fructose-6-phosphate 1-phosphotransferase — protein MAKQKVAMLTAGGLAPCLSSAVGGLIERYSDVAPEIDIVAYKSGYQGVLLGDSIEITRDMREKAPLLHRYGGSPIGNSRVKLTNAADCVKRGLVKEGENPLRIAAERLANDGITILHTIGGDDTNTTAADLAAYLAANGYNLTVVGLPKTVDNDVVPIRQSLGAWTAAEVGAHFFDNVGNEQTAAPRTLVIHEVMGRHCGWLTAATARAYLQRTSRNQYVDGLMMDAHLKSIDAVYLPEMAFDLDAEAARLRESMDRNGHATVFVSEGACLDAIVAEREAAGETVKRDAFGHVKIDTINVGAWFQKQFASLLNAERSLVQKSGYFARSAPANSDDLRLIQSMVDLAVESALNKVSGVTGHDEAQNGKLRTIEFPRIKGGKAFDLSTAWFAEVMDNIGQKYKEA, from the coding sequence CCCTGTCTTTCCTCCGCCGTCGGCGGCCTCATCGAACGCTACAGCGACGTCGCTCCCGAGATCGATATCGTCGCTTACAAGTCCGGGTACCAGGGCGTATTGCTCGGCGACAGCATCGAGATCACCCGCGACATGCGCGAAAAGGCGCCGCTGCTGCACCGTTACGGCGGTTCGCCGATCGGCAACAGCCGCGTCAAACTCACCAATGCCGCCGATTGCGTCAAGCGCGGCCTGGTCAAGGAAGGCGAGAACCCGCTCAGGATCGCGGCCGAACGTCTTGCCAATGACGGCATCACCATTCTCCACACGATCGGTGGCGACGACACCAACACCACCGCCGCCGACCTTGCCGCCTATCTCGCCGCCAACGGCTACAATCTGACCGTCGTCGGCCTGCCGAAGACCGTCGACAACGACGTCGTGCCGATCCGCCAGTCGCTCGGCGCCTGGACGGCCGCCGAAGTCGGCGCGCATTTCTTCGACAATGTCGGCAACGAACAGACCGCCGCCCCCCGCACGCTCGTCATCCACGAGGTCATGGGCCGCCATTGCGGCTGGCTGACGGCTGCAACCGCCCGCGCCTACCTCCAGCGCACCAGCCGCAACCAGTATGTCGACGGCCTGATGATGGATGCGCATCTGAAGAGCATCGACGCCGTCTACCTGCCGGAGATGGCCTTCGACCTCGATGCCGAGGCCGCCCGCCTGAGGGAGAGCATGGACCGCAATGGCCACGCCACGGTCTTCGTCTCCGAAGGCGCCTGCCTCGACGCCATCGTCGCCGAGCGCGAAGCCGCCGGCGAGACCGTCAAGCGCGATGCCTTCGGCCATGTGAAGATCGATACGATCAATGTCGGCGCCTGGTTCCAGAAGCAGTTCGCCAGCCTCTTGAACGCCGAACGCTCTCTCGTGCAGAAATCGGGCTACTTCGCCCGCTCGGCGCCCGCCAATAGCGACGACCTCAGGCTGATCCAGAGCATGGTCGATCTCGCCGTCGAAAGCGCGCTCAACAAAGTCTCCGGCGTCACCGGTCACGATGAAGCGCAGAATGGTAAATTGCGCACTATAGAATTCCCGCGCATCAAGGGCGGCAAGGCTTTTGACCTTTCGACGGCATGGTTTGCCGAAGTCATGGACAATATAGGTCAGAAATACAAAGAAGCGTGA
- a CDS encoding LysE family translocator has protein sequence MSVEAWLAFAAASAIMLAIPGPTILLVVSYALGHGRRTALATVSGVALGDFTAMTASLFGLGAVLAASATLFTVLKWIGGAYLIWLGIKLWRAPVIGEPVADNDNLPEEKSLKIFLHAYIVTALNPKSIIFFVAFVPQFLNPALPFFGQMAIMEATFLVLAILNASTYAFLAHTARGLIRKASVQRAVNRTGGTLLIAAGAVTAGYRRIAA, from the coding sequence ATGTCAGTTGAAGCCTGGCTCGCTTTTGCGGCCGCATCCGCCATCATGCTGGCCATACCGGGGCCGACGATACTGCTCGTCGTCTCCTATGCGCTCGGTCATGGACGCAGGACTGCGCTTGCGACGGTCAGCGGCGTGGCGCTTGGTGACTTCACCGCGATGACGGCGTCCCTCTTCGGACTCGGCGCCGTCCTTGCCGCCTCCGCCACCCTCTTCACCGTCTTGAAGTGGATCGGCGGCGCCTATCTGATCTGGCTGGGAATCAAGCTCTGGCGGGCTCCGGTGATCGGCGAACCGGTTGCAGACAACGACAACCTGCCGGAAGAAAAGTCGCTCAAGATCTTCCTCCACGCCTATATCGTCACCGCCCTCAATCCGAAGAGCATCATCTTCTTCGTCGCCTTCGTGCCGCAGTTCCTCAATCCGGCCCTGCCCTTCTTCGGGCAGATGGCGATCATGGAAGCGACGTTCCTCGTGCTGGCGATCCTCAACGCCTCCACCTACGCCTTTCTCGCCCATACGGCACGCGGCCTGATTCGCAAGGCAAGCGTCCAGCGCGCTGTAAACCGCACCGGCGGCACCCTGCTGATCGCTGCAGGCGCCGTAACGGCCGGGTATCGCCGTATTGCAGCCTAG
- a CDS encoding lytic transglycosylase domain-containing protein, translating to MVAIGLSGLKRSLVVSTILCGVMTGCASVEYTSQAELTAAQTVVPMPKPGEDATLAAIPTAEGAIGPAGTAIAQASPSLTATAMPAVTGSQPADLTTQAGIQPAAYAQIPLTPEMTAIQSVVPTPRPGTPAQPTTQLAFAATPQNSALAALAAVDTTPRASMDYGFDESGPIDPPTAPPMFSDDDKDDAPTVEKSFVTKLIQKYSKIYEIPETLLHRIVHRESRYNPKAYNKRGYFGLMQIKYNTAKSMGYDGAPGGLFDAETNIKYAAKYLRGAWLVSDNKEDDAVRLYARGYYYDAKRKGMTDVAQGNY from the coding sequence ATGGTAGCGATCGGATTATCCGGCCTGAAACGCAGTCTTGTCGTTTCGACGATACTCTGCGGTGTGATGACGGGATGCGCGAGCGTCGAATACACCTCGCAGGCCGAACTGACAGCCGCCCAGACCGTGGTGCCGATGCCGAAACCAGGCGAGGATGCAACCCTCGCCGCGATCCCGACCGCCGAAGGTGCAATTGGCCCGGCAGGCACCGCCATTGCCCAGGCATCTCCCTCTCTGACCGCAACGGCGATGCCGGCCGTCACAGGCTCTCAGCCGGCCGATCTCACCACGCAGGCAGGCATTCAGCCGGCCGCCTATGCGCAGATCCCGCTGACGCCCGAGATGACGGCCATCCAGTCCGTGGTGCCGACGCCGCGCCCGGGAACCCCGGCGCAGCCGACAACGCAGCTCGCCTTTGCAGCGACACCGCAAAACAGCGCACTTGCTGCACTTGCCGCAGTCGACACCACGCCGCGTGCCAGCATGGACTACGGTTTCGACGAATCCGGGCCGATCGATCCGCCGACGGCGCCGCCTATGTTCAGCGACGACGACAAAGACGATGCGCCGACGGTCGAAAAGAGCTTCGTCACCAAGCTTATCCAGAAATATTCGAAGATCTACGAAATTCCCGAGACGCTGCTCCATCGCATCGTCCATCGCGAGAGCCGCTACAATCCGAAGGCCTACAACAAGCGCGGCTATTTCGGCCTCATGCAGATCAAGTACAACACCGCCAAGTCCATGGGCTATGACGGTGCGCCAGGCGGCCTCTTCGACGCCGAAACCAACATCAAATATGCCGCGAAATATCTGCGCGGCGCCTGGCTCGTCTCCGACAACAAGGAAGACGATGCCGTCCGCCTCTACGCGCGCGGCTATTATTACGATGCCAAGCGCAAGGGCATGACCGACGTCGCCCAGGGCAACTACTGA
- a CDS encoding serine hydrolase: MRFVLRILKGLALLVVLVVIAVAGWLFVQPPELLRVGDGYAAKIVCSNVFISGREAEEVLEDDVQAPGNPLLRLVRVSVDRDNDHVTARFMGLFAPSYALYRGAFGCTSVPDGNFEAAANAVPFDAPAGAQTSDAVWPQGEGAGDQPDAKIATLLADARLAGPAMRAIVVVRNGRIVAETYGPGFSAKTPLIGWSMTKTVNAAILGRLMLDGKISFDDDHLLAQWKNDARAKIRVSDLLGMESGLAFNEDYGDVADVTRMLYLDPDMVSLPANAPMEAAPGQRFRYSSGTAVLLSRIWMDRVGNAQAAFSYPHDALFAPLGMTSAVFELDARGTFAGSSYLYATAHDWARFGQFLLQDGVWNGRRLLPEGFVGAMRTPTAASNGRYTQAQAWLAPGGSSAQFGLPEDTFWLTGHDGQSMAIVPSADLVVIRLGLTPGWLGYQPQTLLKAILAALPQSGAPQQQAGSPQQAQPQP; encoded by the coding sequence ATGCGATTTGTCCTGCGTATTCTGAAAGGGCTTGCTCTCCTTGTCGTGCTCGTCGTCATCGCCGTCGCCGGCTGGCTCTTCGTTCAGCCGCCGGAACTGCTGCGTGTCGGTGACGGCTATGCGGCCAAGATCGTCTGCTCCAATGTCTTCATATCAGGCCGTGAGGCGGAGGAGGTGCTCGAAGATGACGTCCAGGCGCCCGGAAATCCGCTGCTGCGGCTGGTGCGCGTCAGTGTCGACCGCGACAACGACCATGTGACGGCGCGTTTCATGGGGCTGTTTGCCCCGAGTTATGCGCTCTATCGCGGCGCCTTCGGCTGCACGAGCGTGCCGGACGGCAATTTCGAGGCGGCGGCGAATGCCGTGCCTTTCGATGCGCCGGCCGGGGCGCAGACCAGCGACGCGGTATGGCCGCAGGGTGAGGGCGCCGGCGATCAGCCGGATGCGAAGATCGCCACGCTGCTGGCCGATGCCCGACTTGCCGGCCCGGCCATGCGGGCGATCGTGGTGGTGCGCAACGGCCGCATCGTCGCCGAGACCTATGGTCCCGGATTTTCGGCAAAGACGCCGCTGATCGGCTGGTCGATGACGAAGACGGTGAATGCTGCGATCCTCGGCCGACTGATGCTCGACGGCAAGATTTCCTTCGACGACGATCATCTGCTGGCGCAGTGGAAGAACGATGCGCGCGCCAAGATCAGGGTATCGGATCTGCTCGGCATGGAGAGCGGCCTTGCCTTCAACGAGGATTATGGCGACGTCGCCGATGTGACGCGGATGCTTTACCTCGATCCCGACATGGTGTCGCTGCCGGCCAATGCGCCGATGGAGGCAGCGCCCGGCCAGCGTTTCCGCTATTCGAGCGGTACGGCGGTGCTTCTGTCACGCATCTGGATGGACAGGGTCGGCAATGCACAGGCGGCCTTCTCCTATCCGCATGACGCGCTGTTTGCGCCGCTCGGCATGACGAGCGCCGTGTTCGAGCTCGATGCGCGCGGCACGTTTGCCGGAAGCTCCTATCTCTATGCGACGGCGCATGATTGGGCCCGCTTCGGGCAGTTCCTGCTACAGGATGGTGTGTGGAACGGCCGGCGGCTGTTACCCGAAGGTTTCGTCGGCGCCATGCGCACGCCGACGGCGGCTTCGAACGGGCGGTATACGCAGGCACAGGCCTGGCTTGCGCCGGGCGGCTCGAGCGCTCAGTTCGGGCTTCCGGAGGATACGTTTTGGCTGACGGGCCATGACGGGCAGAGCATGGCGATCGTGCCTTCAGCCGATCTGGTCGTCATCAGGCTCGGCCTGACGCCGGGCTGGCTCGGTTATCAGCCGCAGACGCTTCTCAAGGCGATCCTGGCGGCCTTGCCGCAATCGGGGGCGCCGCAACAGCAGGCCGGGTCGCCGCAACAGGCGCAGCCACAGCCATAG
- a CDS encoding DUF3419 family protein, whose translation MSEFAPDAGFRKNRKLKDALLRHKAFSKDGFSERLFGLLFSGLVYPQIWEDPDLDMQAMELKPNHRIVTIGSGGCNMLAYLSKAPASIDVVDLNPHHIALNRLKLAAFKHLPVHADLVRFLAMPNEKSNSRAYDQHLAAKLDEATRSYWNGRKFGRRRVTVFDRNIYETGLLGRFIGAAHLLARLHGVKLREMTKTRSIREQRQFFEEQIAPLFEKPVVRWITGRKSSLFGLGIPPQQYDELASLTADHSIAPVLKHRLEKLACHFPMRDNYFAWQAFGRRYGTEEEGPLPTYLKSEHYEVIRANVDRVNVHHASFTELLAREPAASRDRYILLDAQDWMTDAQLNDVWREITRTAREGARVIFRTAAEKSIIEGRLSPSIRDQWDYFEEKSRELTALDRSAIYGGFHIYGKKA comes from the coding sequence ATGTCAGAATTTGCACCGGATGCCGGCTTCCGCAAGAACCGGAAACTCAAGGACGCCCTGCTCCGCCACAAGGCTTTTTCGAAGGACGGTTTCTCCGAGCGTCTCTTCGGCCTTCTCTTTTCCGGCCTCGTCTATCCGCAGATCTGGGAAGATCCGGATCTCGATATGCAGGCGATGGAGCTGAAGCCGAACCACCGCATCGTCACCATCGGCTCCGGCGGCTGCAACATGCTCGCCTATCTCTCCAAAGCGCCGGCCTCGATCGATGTCGTCGACCTCAACCCGCACCACATCGCGCTGAACCGGCTGAAGCTTGCCGCCTTCAAGCACCTGCCTGTCCATGCCGATCTCGTCCGCTTCCTGGCGATGCCGAACGAGAAGTCGAACAGCCGCGCTTATGACCAGCATCTCGCTGCCAAACTCGATGAAGCAACCCGCAGCTATTGGAACGGCCGCAAGTTCGGCCGCCGCCGCGTCACGGTCTTCGACCGCAACATCTACGAAACCGGCCTGCTTGGCCGCTTCATCGGCGCAGCCCACCTTCTCGCCCGCCTGCATGGCGTCAAGCTGCGCGAAATGACCAAGACCCGCTCGATCCGCGAGCAGCGCCAGTTCTTCGAAGAGCAGATCGCGCCGCTGTTCGAAAAGCCGGTCGTGCGCTGGATCACCGGCCGCAAGAGCTCACTCTTCGGCCTCGGCATTCCGCCGCAGCAATATGACGAGCTCGCAAGTCTTACCGCCGATCATTCGATCGCACCGGTGCTGAAGCATCGCCTGGAAAAGCTCGCCTGTCATTTCCCGATGCGCGACAATTATTTCGCCTGGCAGGCCTTCGGCCGCCGCTACGGCACTGAAGAGGAAGGCCCGCTGCCGACCTATCTGAAGTCGGAACACTATGAGGTGATCCGCGCCAATGTCGACCGCGTCAACGTTCACCACGCAAGCTTCACCGAGCTTCTGGCCCGCGAGCCGGCTGCCTCGCGCGACCGTTACATCCTGCTCGACGCGCAGGACTGGATGACCGACGCGCAGCTGAACGACGTCTGGCGGGAAATCACCCGCACGGCGCGTGAAGGCGCGCGCGTGATCTTCCGCACCGCCGCCGAAAAGAGCATCATCGAAGGCCGCCTGTCTCCTTCGATCCGCGATCAGTGGGATTATTTCGAGGAGAAGTCGCGTGAGCTGACGGCGCTCGACCGCTCGGCGATCTATGGCGGCTTCCACATTTACGGGAAGAAGGCGTGA
- a CDS encoding class I SAM-dependent methyltransferase — MSKVGTETAGNSNEHASLMDGMYRYQRHIYDLTRKYYLLGRDSTIRNLDVPDGGTLLEVGCGTGRNMAFAHKHFPTAKLFGLDISQEMLISARKTFATKATIPEFRVADATAYTPREFGVSGFDRILISYALSMIPDWERAVDASIAALNPGGQLHIVDFGQQEGLPRWFRRMLQSWLTKFHVTPRADLREVLEAQAHENNARLLFETVGGGYAWRAAIISKRS; from the coding sequence GTGAGCAAGGTCGGCACCGAGACGGCAGGAAACAGCAACGAACATGCCAGCCTGATGGATGGCATGTATCGCTACCAGCGCCATATATACGACCTCACCCGCAAATATTACCTTCTCGGCCGAGACAGTACGATCCGCAATCTCGACGTGCCGGACGGCGGCACCTTGCTTGAGGTCGGCTGCGGCACTGGCCGCAACATGGCCTTCGCCCATAAGCATTTCCCGACCGCCAAGCTCTTCGGCCTCGACATTTCCCAGGAAATGCTGATCTCGGCGCGCAAGACCTTCGCCACCAAGGCGACAATCCCAGAATTCCGGGTCGCTGACGCCACGGCGTACACGCCGCGCGAATTCGGCGTCAGCGGCTTCGACCGCATCCTGATTTCCTATGCCCTGTCGATGATCCCGGATTGGGAGCGCGCCGTCGATGCATCGATCGCCGCACTCAATCCCGGCGGCCAGTTGCACATCGTCGATTTCGGCCAGCAGGAAGGCCTGCCGCGCTGGTTCCGCCGCATGCTGCAGTCCTGGCTTACGAAATTCCACGTCACCCCGCGCGCCGATCTGCGCGAGGTCCTGGAAGCCCAAGCCCATGAAAACAACGCGAGATTGTTGTTTGAAACCGTCGGCGGCGGTTATGCCTGGCGGGCGGCTATTATCAGCAAGCGCTCATAA
- a CDS encoding GH25 family lysozyme, with protein MRRLLFCVLPLAIMLAGCSSSGHDYLETASIKPKTRFQDTDPQDFGPKHPQQNAIHGIDISKWQGDIDWATVRNSGVGFAFIKATEGKDRVDPRFDEYWREARAAGIPHAPYHFYYFCSSADEQADWFIRNVPKEAMRLPPVLDVEWNGESKTCRYRPDPETVRSEMQRFMDRLEAYYGKRPIIYTSVDFHRDNLAGYFQDYHFWVRSVAKHPEVTYSDRRWAFWQYTSTGVIPGIKGPTDINVFAGSAKNWNNWVAAVSKDRNS; from the coding sequence ATGCGCCGGCTTTTGTTTTGCGTTTTGCCTCTGGCCATCATGCTGGCCGGCTGCTCCTCTTCCGGTCACGACTATCTCGAAACCGCATCGATAAAGCCGAAGACGCGCTTCCAGGACACCGATCCGCAGGATTTCGGCCCGAAGCATCCGCAGCAGAATGCGATCCATGGCATCGACATCTCCAAATGGCAGGGTGATATCGACTGGGCGACGGTGAGGAATTCCGGTGTCGGCTTCGCCTTCATCAAGGCGACGGAAGGCAAGGACAGGGTCGATCCACGCTTCGACGAATATTGGCGAGAGGCGCGCGCCGCCGGCATCCCGCACGCCCCCTACCATTTCTATTATTTCTGCTCCTCGGCCGATGAGCAGGCCGACTGGTTCATCCGCAACGTGCCGAAGGAGGCCATGCGCCTGCCGCCGGTGCTCGACGTCGAATGGAACGGCGAATCGAAGACTTGCCGCTACCGTCCCGACCCGGAAACGGTGCGCTCCGAAATGCAGCGTTTCATGGACCGGCTGGAGGCTTACTACGGCAAGCGCCCGATCATCTATACTTCGGTGGATTTCCACCGCGACAATCTCGCCGGCTATTTCCAGGATTATCATTTCTGGGTCCGCTCGGTGGCGAAACATCCCGAAGTGACCTATTCCGACCGCCGCTGGGCCTTCTGGCAATATACCTCGACCGGCGTTATTCCCGGCATCAAGGGGCCGACCGACATCAACGTCTTTGCCGGCAGCGCAAAGAACTGGAACAATTGGGTCGCGGCCGTTTCCAAGGATAGAAATTCTTAG
- a CDS encoding lytic murein transglycosylase, whose product MHRSLASRSALALLFALALAGGAAAQQAPAASAPAAPCGGDLSAFLQGVKADAVAAGASAAAADEALAGAEIDPKVLSRDRAQGVFKQTFLEFSQRTVSQARLDIGRQKMKQHADVFARAEQEFGVPAGVITAFWAMETDFGAVQGDFNTRNALVTLSHDCRRPELFRPQLIALIEMVEHGDLDPATNTGAWAGEIGQVQMLPRDIIAYGMDGDGDGHIHVKQSGPDAVLTAAKFIQHLGFERGQPWLQEVTVPDNLPWEKSGLGGTMKAGEWFALGVKPRDGNTAFGDLEGDLVLPQGRMGPAFIAYPNFKIYLEWNKSFIYTTSAAYFATRLSGAPTYLKGAPEQGLANDQMKALQTKLQSLGHDVGEIDGILGSGTRIAIQKEQQRLGIPADGWATPALLNAL is encoded by the coding sequence ATGCACCGCTCGCTCGCAAGCCGCTCTGCACTCGCCCTCCTGTTTGCCCTCGCCCTTGCCGGCGGCGCAGCCGCCCAACAGGCCCCCGCGGCCTCGGCCCCGGCAGCCCCTTGCGGCGGCGATCTTTCCGCCTTCCTCCAGGGCGTCAAGGCCGATGCGGTCGCCGCAGGCGCCAGCGCCGCAGCCGCCGACGAGGCCCTTGCCGGCGCCGAGATCGATCCCAAGGTCCTGAGCCGGGATCGCGCCCAGGGCGTCTTCAAGCAGACCTTCCTCGAATTCTCCCAGCGCACCGTCAGCCAGGCCCGTCTCGACATCGGCCGCCAGAAGATGAAGCAACATGCCGACGTCTTTGCCCGCGCCGAACAGGAGTTCGGCGTTCCCGCTGGCGTCATCACCGCCTTCTGGGCGATGGAAACCGATTTCGGCGCCGTTCAGGGCGATTTCAACACCCGCAACGCCCTGGTGACGCTGTCGCACGACTGCCGCCGCCCGGAACTCTTCCGCCCGCAACTGATCGCCCTCATCGAGATGGTCGAGCACGGCGATCTCGACCCCGCGACCAACACTGGCGCCTGGGCCGGCGAGATCGGCCAGGTGCAGATGCTGCCGCGCGATATCATCGCCTACGGCATGGACGGCGACGGCGACGGCCATATCCACGTGAAGCAGAGCGGCCCGGACGCCGTCCTGACGGCGGCGAAATTCATCCAGCACCTCGGCTTCGAACGCGGCCAGCCCTGGCTGCAGGAGGTCACCGTGCCCGACAACCTGCCCTGGGAGAAATCCGGCCTCGGCGGCACGATGAAGGCAGGCGAATGGTTCGCGCTCGGCGTCAAGCCGCGCGACGGCAACACCGCTTTCGGCGATCTCGAAGGCGATCTCGTGCTGCCGCAGGGCCGCATGGGGCCGGCTTTCATCGCCTATCCGAATTTCAAGATCTATCTCGAATGGAACAAGTCGTTCATCTACACGACTTCGGCCGCCTATTTCGCCACCCGCCTTTCCGGCGCCCCGACCTATCTCAAGGGCGCGCCTGAACAGGGGCTTGCCAACGACCAGATGAAGGCGCTGCAGACCAAGCTGCAGTCGCTCGGCCACGATGTCGGCGAGATCGACGGCATCCTCGGCTCCGGTACGCGTATCGCGATCCAGAAGGAACAGCAGCGCTTGGGCATACCGGCCGACGGCTGGGCCACACCTGCCCTTCTCAACGCGCTCTGA
- a CDS encoding DMT family transporter — MESRMNAWTWGLLVLLGLIWGGSFFFARIAVQHVPPLTLVFLRLLLAALALHVYIAGRLDIYSILKARWREFLILGLINNALPHALIFFGQTRIGAGLAAILNATTPIWTVIIANHFTSDEKLSSAKIAGCLVGLAGTIVLIGPGVTAGSEAPLWALLLPVLAAVSYGFAATYGKRFRDVPAPVTSAGQLTASSLIALPLSLLADRPWTLAVPPLDAILAILALALLSTAFGYILYFRIMAAAGATNASLVTLLVPPSAILLGFLFLGERLSPAEFAGMALIGFGLVILDGRAYRRPAGTA; from the coding sequence GTGGAAAGCAGAATGAATGCCTGGACCTGGGGGCTGCTGGTCCTGCTCGGCCTGATCTGGGGCGGCTCCTTCTTCTTTGCCCGCATCGCCGTCCAACACGTACCGCCGCTGACCCTCGTCTTCCTCAGGCTGCTGCTGGCAGCGCTCGCGCTACATGTCTATATTGCCGGCCGTCTCGATATCTATTCGATCCTCAAGGCCCGCTGGCGCGAGTTCCTGATCCTCGGCCTTATCAACAATGCGCTCCCGCACGCGCTGATCTTTTTCGGCCAGACCCGCATCGGCGCCGGCCTTGCGGCGATCCTGAACGCCACGACGCCGATCTGGACCGTGATCATCGCCAACCACTTCACATCGGACGAGAAGCTGTCCTCGGCAAAGATCGCCGGTTGCCTCGTCGGCCTCGCCGGAACGATCGTATTGATCGGCCCCGGCGTTACGGCCGGCAGCGAAGCGCCGCTCTGGGCGCTGCTGCTTCCCGTGCTGGCCGCCGTCTCCTATGGTTTCGCCGCCACTTACGGCAAACGTTTCAGGGACGTGCCCGCCCCCGTCACATCAGCCGGTCAGCTGACGGCCTCCTCGCTGATCGCGCTGCCGCTATCGCTGCTGGCCGATCGCCCCTGGACGCTTGCCGTACCGCCGCTCGATGCAATCCTTGCCATACTGGCGCTGGCGCTGCTGTCGACCGCCTTCGGCTATATCCTGTACTTCCGGATCATGGCCGCCGCCGGCGCCACCAACGCCTCGCTCGTCACCCTTCTGGTACCGCCGAGCGCCATCCTTCTCGGCTTCCTCTTCCTCGGCGAAAGGCTCAGTCCTGCCGAATTCGCCGGCATGGCGTTGATCGGTTTCGGCCTCGTCATCCTCGACGGCCGCGCCTATCGCCGGCCGGCGGGGACAGCCTGA
- the metF gene encoding methylenetetrahydrofolate reductase [NAD(P)H], producing the protein MALNNEARGRNIGISFEFFPPKSEEMEGQLWQTVSELQDWDPDFVSVTYGAGGTTKAPTLTAVTRFLSQTPLATASHLTCVGATKEETHQMIETFRKVGVTHFVALRGDAPGGAGAPYQPHPGGYANAAELVAGLKSVGDFEISVSAYPEKHPESRDTAADIDMLKRKADNGADRALTQFFFDNDNFERYLERVRAAGIKIPVVPGIMPIQNLTQLKRFAGACGTVIPAFLDERFAGFDDKPEERAKVAADVAAEQIEDLVRRGLDEFHLYTMNRAPLVSAVLDNLGFSRRAPKSAGAAA; encoded by the coding sequence ATGGCTTTGAATAACGAGGCACGCGGCCGCAACATCGGGATTTCCTTCGAATTCTTCCCGCCGAAATCGGAAGAGATGGAAGGCCAGCTCTGGCAGACGGTCAGCGAGCTGCAGGACTGGGATCCGGATTTCGTCTCGGTGACCTATGGCGCCGGCGGCACCACCAAGGCGCCGACGCTCACCGCCGTCACACGTTTCCTGTCGCAGACGCCGCTTGCCACTGCGTCGCACCTGACCTGCGTTGGCGCGACGAAGGAAGAGACGCATCAGATGATCGAGACCTTCCGCAAGGTCGGCGTGACGCATTTCGTGGCGCTGCGCGGCGATGCGCCCGGCGGTGCAGGCGCGCCCTATCAGCCGCATCCCGGCGGTTACGCCAATGCCGCGGAACTGGTGGCCGGCCTCAAATCGGTCGGCGATTTCGAGATTTCGGTCTCCGCCTATCCGGAAAAACACCCGGAAAGCCGCGATACGGCCGCCGATATCGACATGCTGAAGCGCAAGGCTGACAACGGCGCTGACCGGGCGCTGACGCAGTTCTTCTTCGACAACGACAATTTCGAGCGTTATCTGGAGCGTGTGCGCGCCGCCGGCATCAAGATCCCCGTTGTGCCCGGCATCATGCCGATCCAGAACCTGACGCAGTTGAAGCGTTTCGCCGGCGCCTGCGGCACGGTCATCCCCGCATTCCTCGACGAGCGTTTCGCGGGCTTCGACGACAAGCCCGAGGAGCGGGCGAAGGTCGCGGCCGACGTTGCTGCCGAGCAGATTGAGGATCTCGTGCGGCGCGGCCTCGATGAGTTCCATCTCTATACGATGAATCGCGCGCCGCTGGTTTCCGCCGTTCTCGACAATCTCGGCTTCTCCCGCCGGGCGCCAAAGAGCGCGGGCGCAGCAGCCTGA